One part of the Aspergillus luchuensis IFO 4308 DNA, chromosome 5, nearly complete sequence genome encodes these proteins:
- a CDS encoding uncharacterized protein (COG:E,O;~EggNog:ENOG410PIXH;~InterPro:IPR001563,IPR029058;~MEROPS:MER0016549;~PFAM:PF00450;~SECRETED:SignalP(1-16);~go_function: GO:0004185 - serine-type carboxypeptidase activity [Evidence IEA];~go_process: GO:0006508 - proteolysis [Evidence IEA]): MLTSLVLGGLLGLATAQFPPEPEGITVLKSKLHENVTISFKEPGICETTPGVRSYSGYVHLPPGFLSDGTGEVQDYPINTFFWFFEARKDPSNAPLAIWLNGGPGGSSLMGLLEELGPCSIASDSKTTVLNPWSWNNEVNLLFLDQPTQVGFSYDVPTNGTLVRTTDGEEEIHSGDFSIDIPQSNFTHHVGTFASQKLAQTANGTAFAAHALWHFAQTWFFEFPHYKPNDDRVSLWAESYGGHYGPGIFRFFQQQNDKIAEGTAEDGAQYLHLDTLGIVNGLMDMVIQEEAYITWPYNNTYSLEIFDKPLYEELMYNWTHPGGFRDQALACEAALKERDSGLPHPRKNVSEICGGLALEWGDGPVTYYHTFNRGWYDIAHPKNDPFPAKHMLGYLTQESVLAALGVPVNFTSSSSAVATQFTNTFDIVHGGFLDAIGYLLDSGVKVHMMYGDRDYACNWVGGEKASLAVPYSRITEFADTGYSPLLTPEGISGMTRQLGNYSFTRVFQAGHEVPSYQPVAAYEIFMRATFNKDIPTGLLAVGDNFQTIGPKDTWHIKNIPPVMPKPQCYVLSPGTCTPEVWETVVNGSATVKDWYVVEGSGGAEDQEGFSILGGDEL, from the exons ATGTTGACTAGTCTGGTGCTTGGGGGACTTCTGGGTCTAGCGACCGCTCAGTTTCCTCCCGAGCCCGAAGGCATCACCGTGCTGAAGTCGAAGTTGCATGAGAATGTGACCATTTCCTTCAAAGAG CCTGGAATTTGTGAAACCACGCCGGGTGTCCGATCTTATTCGGGCTATGTACACCTTCCCCCCGGTTTCCTTTCCGACGGGACAGGTGAAGTTCAGGATTATCCCATCAACAC cttcttctggtttTTCGAAGCCCGCAAAGATCCTAGCAATGCGCCTCTGGCCATTTGGCTCAATGGAGGTCCGGGTGGTTCATCGCTTATGGGGCTCCTCGAAGAATTAGGCCCCTGTTCCATTGCATCGGACTCCAAGACCACAGTCCTCAATCCTTGGAGCTGGAACAATGAAGTAAATCTCCTATTCCTTGATCAGCCAACCCAAGTCGGCTTCTCATACGATGTCCCAACCAATGGCACTTTGGTTCGGACTAccgacggcgaagaagaaatccATTCCGGTGATTTCTCCATTGACATTCCTCAGTCCAACTTCACCCACCATGTTGGTACCTTTGCAAGCCAGAAGCTTGCACAGACAGCTAATGGGACTGCATTTGCGGCTCATGCTCTATGGCATTTCGCGCAAACCTGGTTCTTTGAATTCCCACACTACAAGCCGAATGATGATCGCGTCAGTCTCTGGGCTGAAAGTTACGGAGGCCACTATGGTCCAGGTATATTTCGGTTCTTCCAACAGCAAAATGACAAAATTGCAGAGGGGACTGCAGAAGACGGTGCACAGTATTTGCACCTTGACACACTTGGCATTGTGAACGGTTTGATGGATATGGTGATCCAAGAAGAGGCTTACATTACTTGGCCGTACAATAAT ACCTACAGCCTCGAGATCTTCGATAAACCCCTCTACGAAGAACTGATGTATAACTGGACACATCCAGGAGGCTTCCGCGATCAGGCCCTTGCTTGCGAAGCGGCTCTGAAAGAACGTGATTCCGGCTTGCCGCACCCAAGGAAGAATGTGTCTGAAATTTGCGGAGGTCTTGCACTCGAATGGGGAGATGGTCCCGTCACCTACTACCACACCTTCAATCGTGGGTGGTACGACATTGCCCATCCTAAAAACGACCCATTCCCTGCCAAGCACATGCTCGGGTATTTGACGCAGGAGTCCGTTCTGGCCGCTCTTGGGGTACCCGTCAACTTCACATCGTCTTCGAGTGCCGTGGCTACACAGTTCACAAATACTTTTGACATCGTTCATGGTGGCTTCCTGGATGCAATTGGTTACCTCCTCGACAGCGGAGTCAAAGTGCACATGATGTACGGTGATCGTGATTACGCCTGCAATTGGGTCGGGGGCGAAAAAGCCAGCCTTGCAGTCCCTTACTCGCGAATTACTGAATTTGCCGACACGGGATACTCCCCACTTCTTACGCCCGAAGGGATCAGCGGTATGACCCGCCAGCTGGGCAACTACAGCTTCACTCGCGTCTTTCAAGCCGGGCACGAGGTCCCCTCCTACCAGCCTGTCGCAGCGTATGAGATCTTCATGCGGGCGACTTTCAACAAGGATATCCCGACTGGCCTCTTAGCTGTTGGCGATAATTTCCAGACAATTGGACCCAAGGATACGTGGCATATCAAGAATATTCCTCCGGTTATGCCAAAGCCGCAGTGCTATGTCCTGAGTCCCGGGACGTGTACTCCGGAGGTTTGGGAGACCGTTGTGAACGGATCTGCGACCGTAAAGGATTGGTATGTTGTCGAGGGTAGCGGTGGTGCTGAGGATCAGGAGGGGTTCAGCATTCTGGGAGGGGATGAGCTGTAG